AGACGGCTATTCGTCCCGTGGAACCGGAAGCAATGGAATCAAGGACTTGGGAACTGGTCATGGCAGCGGCATAGCCGTTCATGACATCCCTGAAATCATGCTTGTTTAGTCCTGCATCCGTGACGTCCACGAGCAAGACTATTTCACTATCAACGGAGATAGCCTCGGCCTTCGAATACAATCCGGCCAAGGCGATGCCAAGGGACAACGCCAGAATCCGGATTCGTAGAGAAGCGCCGCGACTTGAGAAGGTCGCTGTCTTCATGTGTGTGACTGGGGTGAGAGCGCCGTGATAAAAACTTAAGCTTGCCTAAACGTCAATAATTTTAAAAATTAAATCATGCTTAACCCCCGCGAGGCTTCAAAAACTCCCTTCTCTTCCCGCATCGCATTCGGCATCGCCCTGCTTCTCGCAGGTTCTTTCGGCCTCGCCGTGGCCGTCATGGTGCCGAATCACACGCCACCACCGGTCGCACAGAAGAGTCTATCCGCGAACGATGCGAAGATCCGGACCTCTCTTGAGCAAGATAGCGGGAAAGAGGCACCCGCTGCCGTCTCCACTGACGACTTGGTGAAGTTCTGCGCGCAGCACGTGACCGCCGCGCGCACCTTCGTGGTTTTCAGCCGCGGCACTTGCGTGGTGGTGAACGAACCGAGTTCCGATCCATTGGCCGACGCAAAGAGAAAGCTCTCCGCCTGCGCGGACCCGAACACGCCTTTCATTCCTGAGCCGACCGCCGAAGGAGACCTCATCGTGAGCTTCCGCGAACCCGTATTCCAGCGCTTCACCCGCGAGGAAATGGACAAGCTCGCACCCGCCTTGGAAAAGCTGGCCCCTGCACTGCTCTCTCCCGCCGAAAGCGTGGCTGCGGGTGCCGACTGGACACCACCCGATCAGGCAAAGGTCGGCCTGCTGGCCCGCCGCCGCATGCTCGAGGACGCCTCAAGTGTGGTACCGGTCCGCATCATCCGCGCGAAGAACAGCGAGACCGCCGCGCGTTAAGCGGCCGCTCTTTTCCGGACCGAGCCTTCTTCCTGCATGATAGAAGGCAATCAAAGCCATCGCTTGGATCACGTGAAACAGGTCATTGTGATTGAATCGCGCATGTAGCTTCCACTGCGTCTGCTGGATAACTCCTGCCAAGATCGAAAGCCCCAAGCCAGCCAGCATGGGGGCCCGCCACGAGGCACGGACGCAAATCGCGGCGATGAGCCAGGCAATCATCGCGGAACCATAGTCTGCCATCGCCACGACGAACTCCGGCTTGAAGAAAACCGCGATGGCAAAGGCTGCTAACTTCGCAGCCAGCGCCATCCGCCAAAAGCGCAAGCTCCCAAGCCCAAGTTCATGGAGCATGCTCATGCCAATCGCGAAGCCGAGGCCGCAGATGATCCACAGAACCACGCGCCACCACCACGGCTCCAGGATAGGAAACTCCGGCGCGAAGCCGTGATAAAATCCCCCCGCGAGAGCCGAGGCCGCCATCAAGCTCATCGCACGGATCCACCAGCGCCGCGCAGGCGATATCAGATCGCTCTTGCTTAGCTTGAGCGCCAGGCACAGCCCCAGTGCCGCAAGCAAGAGGTCCGTAACGAACGTCGCTGGCTCGTGAAGCGTCATGGCATGGCGAAGAGATCGCGGTAGTGACGCCACCACTCGCTCTGGAAACGACCCGCAGGATCATATTTTTCCTTCACGCGCAGAAAGCCGCGGAAACCCGGATAAGCCTGCTCAACCTGCTCGCGCGTCGCCCAACGATGGTAGGTGAGGAAATAGCTCCCATCGAAGGAAAGCGCGAGATCGATGAGCCTTCGAAAAACATCCGCCGCTCGCGCAACGCCATCATCGTGATGCTCGGTGTGAAGATTGAAGATCACGCACGCAAAGGACTCGCGCGCCCAAGCGAGCGCGCTCTCCCGATCCTGCTCGATCAGGCGCACCGTCCCGTAGATCACCGGGATGCCGGTCGGGCGCAGCAACTCCGCCGCCCGGGCCATGAATACTGCAAGCTGCGACCTCGGAACATAGAGCTCCGTGATCATCTCCGTCGCCACCTCCGAACCCAGCTTTTCATCCAGATGAACATGATAATCCTCGAGATAAACGCCGAGCTGATGCGTGTCCGACCAATACAAGGAGCCCCGGGTCTTCAAATAGTGCCCCGAATAAACCTCGAAGACCTTTGCCCGATCCGTGTGCGCCAGGTGGATCAACTCTTCCCAGTCATCCGCCCCGAGCTCCTGCGCCTCCTCCATAGAGCGTGACTGCTCGATTGGCCGGTAGGAAGACAGCACCCCGCGATGCAGGAAGTCGCCCGAGCATTCATCAATCGAGAATTGGAAATCCCCATAGTCGGATCCATCGGCGATCCGATCTTCCAGCGTGGAAATCAAGCGATCCACCGTGGTGATCTCCACCAACCGCTCCACCTTCAAACGCGGGGCCAGCCGCAGGAGCACCGAAGTGATGACGCCGAAGCATCCGTAACCGCCAATCGCATGCCGGAAGAGCTCAGCATTCCGCGACCTGCTACAGCGAAGGATTCGTCCGGCGGCATCGACCAACGTAAAGGCTTCGATATCCCCGATGATCGGAGCCATCTTCAAGCCGCGGCCATGGATATTCGCCGCCAGTGAACCGCCCAGTGTAAGATCATCCGCACCGGTCTGTTTCTGGCGGATGCTCCACACCGGTGACACGCCTTCCTGCCGGGAGTGAAGTTCATGGATCAGCTCGGGCCACGTGAACCCGGCACCCGCTTCCACCAAGCCGTGGTCCCGATCGATCCCACCAAACTCTTTCAATCCCTTCAGATCGAGCAGCAAGGTCCCCTCGCCAAATTGCTGCCCACCCATCGCATGCCTCGAGCCACAGATCGAGACCGGCTGCCGGGCATGTTCCGGATCGGATAGAATCGCCGCGACCTCCTCTGTCGTGGCAGGCCGCAGGACACGGGAGACGAGCACCGGATTCAGCCGCGAGTGCACATCATTACAAAGGATTCCCGAGCTCATGAGCAAAGCGGATGGCACAGGCAAAGACACTCACCCCGGGCCAGAGGCAGACGCGCGGCCCGACGTGGCGCAAGAATGCGAGAGCGCAGGTCCCGGTGATTGGCCACGGCATCGAGCTTCAATCCGCAAGCCCTCAAAAACCCGCGCAACTCATCCCGGCTACAGCCCCACAAAAACGGCTCGCTTCGCAAACGCAGCCACCACGCAACCACGGGAGACTGCCCGCGAAAGGACAACTTCCCGTCTTCCGGAAGCTCCATGAAAGTGAAGATCACCCGTCCCTCCTCCCCCGCCAGCGAAGCCGCGGAACGAAGAATCCCGGCCACTTTCTCCTCCGGGAAATACATCGTCAGCCCCTCGGCCACCACGATCGAAGGAAGGCTATCATCAAAAGCCGCACACGCCGCCAGCGCATCAGCTGGCATCGTCTTACCCAGATCGACCGGCATGAAATGCAAGTTCGGGCAACCCGCCAGAGCCGCATGCTTCGAAGCCTGCGTCGCCGGATGATCCAGCTCGATGAAGCTCACCTCCGGAAACTGCGCCGCCAGCCTGCATGCCAAGCTATCGTAACCCGCACCGAGCACGATGACTTGCCGGATCTCCTGATCCAATCCCTGCCTCACCTCCTTCTCGATCCACCGCTTCCTCGCCAGGTAGTGAGTGAAGATCCCTCCCAGTAGAAATCGCTCCGCCAACATCAGTGCGCGGGACGCCCACGAGTTCTCCATCGCGAAACCAAACCACCCGCCGCTCGCCCGGTCGCCCAGAATGCGGCGGACCGACTCCTCCTCATCCGGCGCCAGCAGCGCGGCGAGATCAGGATCGCGCGCCGAAAGCAGGGTGCCTCGGGCAATCAGTGTGGCGGTATCACTCGGAGTTCGATGGTCCATCGTTCAAATGCTAGAAAAACAACACATGCGACGAGCAACCCGTCAACCCCCAATATGCTATTTTTCCAGCATCAAGGGCAGGCCGCGGTCGCTTCACCGGATCATGCGATGAAACCACCCGGATTGGGTCATCGGAAATCCTGCCTTGAACATCGATTTCCTCGATGTTTCGAAACACCGGCCCCCTCCCCTCAATTGACCCTAGGGCTTCGACCCGTGGTGCTCTTCCAGGAAATCCAGCAGGTCTCCCCGGGATCGCACCTCCCCCTCCGGAAACATCACCTCGCAACAAAAGCCGCCCTTGAAATACGTCCGCGCGCCATCCGCGAAATCGAACCGCGTGTAGCTCAAGCCGGGTGCCCGATGGTGCGAACGAAACCAAAACTTCACCTTCTCGCCATCCGGCAAATTCACCAAGCCCGCGTGCGTCTAATCGGGCAGAACGGTGAATTGAACGAGCGCACCCTCGTCATGATCCAATGCGATCGCAGCCGGATCACAGTCCTCCGCGGCCCGATCCACCTGACTTTGCACTCGCGACGCAAGTCCACCGCGCGAGACCAGCGCCACCGCCAGACCGGCAGCAAGCACCAGCAAGAGAACCTTCTTCATGATCCAGCCGGAGCATGAAGCCTCACCGCTCTCCAAGCAAGGCCTCTCCGGATTCATCACAGCTCCGCTCCACCCGCTCACGCAAGCCGCTTCGTCAGATACAGCTTTGCATGGCCACGCGAGTCCCAATCGGGAATCCGTCCCACCACCGCAAATCCCTGCGACTGATAAAAACCCGGTGCCTGGTAATCCATCGTGTCCACATAGGCCTGCCGGCAGCCCCGCACTAGCGCCTGCCGGACCGACTCCTCCAACAAGGCGGAACCGATCCCACACGCACGCCACCTGGGGTCCACCGCCATGATCGAGATGCGCAGCCACGACAGCTGCGTCTCTGCGAGAAGCCCTCCCACCACCTTGCCATCCACCTTTGCAAGCAGCACCAGCGGAAGAGCTTGATGACCGGGCTGTTCCAGCAGCGCCATGAACTCCGGATTGGCCTGCACGTTGAACTCCCGCAGCCACTGCCTGACCAGATCGCAATCGGCACCCATCGTGTCCGGCACCATCTCGATGCGGCAAGGTCCGTCCTCCGCTTCGGCTCCCGCTTCCTCGGCCGGGTGATGCACAAAATGCGCCTCCGGAATCCAGCCCACTTCCCCGCGAAACAACTTCACCAAAACCCAGCCATCCAGCACATGGATCGACTCCCCTTCTTCACCACCCACCACCGTCAGCTCCTTGGAGGAGTAATTGACCAGGCTCGTCGTGTCACCGCTCTGCGCCGCCAGGAAAGAACCATGCACCCAGCCCGCACCGCCATCCGGAGTGCTGCACCAGAACCACCCGGGAAACTCCGGGTCCGCCCGCTCCACCCGCACGGCATCACCGGCCCCGAAGCGGATCGGATCGGGATACTGCGCCACATAGGCTTTCGTGACCTTTCCTAGCATTCGGACGGCGTGCCTCGTAGCACACCCGTTCTCCCCGAACAAGCGGCCAAGGATCTACCGGCCCCCAAAGCCACGAATCCCGCCAAAAGGTCGCTTTTTATTGGAACCACCTCCCTCGGAATGACGTAAAGGCAGTGCATCCATGTTCACCCGTCCCCTCTTCCGCGCATCCTCCGTCCGGCTAGCCCTCCTGCTGGCGGCTTCCGCTTCACCGCTCCACGCCGCCCCCGGCTTCTTCCGCGGACCCGCCCTGCACGGGGACACCATCGTCTTCACCGCCGAGGGCGATCTCTGGAAGGCACCCGTCAAAGGTGGCGCGGCCCAGCGGCTGACCTCACACCCCGGCATCGAAAACTCCGCGACCATCTCGCGCGATGGCACGCAGGTCGCCTTCTCCGCCCAATACGAGGGCCCTATCGAAGTCTACATCATGCCCATCGAGGGCGGCCTCCCGAAACGCCTCACCTGGTATGGCGAGGGCGCCGTGCCCATCGGCTGGACCCCGGATGGCAAGGTGATCTGCGCCACGCGTGCCCACTCGACCCTGCCGAATGACCAGCTCGTGGTCATCGACCCTACCAGTGGCACCGAGACCCTCTTTCCCCTCGCCCAGGCCAGCGATGGCGTCTTGGACGAAACCGGCAAGCGCCTCTTCTTCACCCGCCTCCCCTTCCAGGGCAGCAGCACCAAGCGCTACGAAGGCGGCACGGTGCAGAATCTCTGGCGCTTCGATGAAGGCGCGGCCGAAGCCGTGCCGCTCACCCGCGATTTCCGCGGCACCTCGAAGAACGCGATGTGGTGGCAGGGCCGCGTTTACTTCCTCAGTGATCGCTCCGGCACCATGAACCTCTGGTCCATGACTCCGGAGGGCGCAGACCTGAAGCAGCTCACCAATCACACCGATTTTGATATCCGGAATGCCGATCTCCAGGAGGGCCGCATCGTCTATCAGCACGCGGGGGACATCCACCTCTTCACCCTCGCGGATGGCAGCGATGTGACGGTCTCATTTACGCTCCCTTCCGATTTCGACCAGACCCGAGATCGCTGGGTGAAGAAGCCCTTCGACTTCCTCACCTGCTTCAGCCTCTCGCCGGAGGGCGACAAGCTCGCGCTCACCGCCCGCGGCAGCATCTTCGTCGCACCGGTGAAGGAAGGCGGCCGCCTCGTCGAGATCCCGCGCGATCCCGGCGTCCGCTATCGCGAGGCCCGCTTCCTTCCCGATGGCAAGTCGATCATCGCCCAGACCGATGAAACCGGCGAGATCGAGATGGTGAAACTCCCCGCCAATGGCGTCGGCGAGCCGGAGCTGCTCACGCAGGATGGCACCATCTTCCGCTTCGCCCCCATCCCCTCGCCCGATGGCAAGTGGATCACGTGGCAGGACAAGAACCTCGAACTCTGGGCGCGGGATCTCGAAACGAAGCAGTCGGTGAAGATCAGCACCTCGCCGGTCCGTGGCTTCGATGACCTCACCTGGTCACCCGATAGCAAGTGGCTGGCCTTCGTCGAAAACGCGCCGAATACCTTCCGCAAGATCCGCCTCTACCACGTCAGCGATGGCAAGCTCATCGATGCCACCAGCGATCGCACGCTCAGCGGCTCCCCCACCTGGTCCGCCGATGGCAAGTGGCTCTACTTCCTCAGCGACCGCGATTTGAAGTCGCTGGTGAAGTCCCCATGGGGCCCGCGCCAGCCGGAGCCCTTCTACGCGGAGAGCACGAAGATCTACGCGCTCTCCCTTTCCAAGGAAGGCCGCTTCCCCTTCCAGCCGCCGAATGAACTGAGCGCGGAACCGAAGAACGAGGAGAAGAAGGAGAACGGCAAGGAGAAGGAAGAAAAGCCCGCCGCGCCGGTGGTGAATATCGATGCTGATGGCCTCCAAGCGCGCATCTATCAGGTGCCCGGCGTTTCCGGAAATCTCTCCGGCCTCGTCGCCACCTCGAAGCATCTCTTCTTCACCACCCGCCCCACGGGCGAAGAGGGCAAGCCGCGCCTGATGCGGCTCGATATCAGCAACGACTCGCCGAAGCCGAAGCTCTTCATGGAAGACCCAAAGGACTGGGACCTCTCGCAGGATGGCAAGAAGATCGCCCTGCAGCGGGGCGATGACTTCTTCGTGGTCCCTGCCGATGGCGAGGCCCCGGCGAAGCTGGAGAAGAGCGTGCCGCTCGGCCACTGGAATTTCGAGATCCACCCGAAGGAAGAGTGGCGCCAGATCTATCATGAGTCCTGGCGGATGCTGCGCGATTACTTCTATGATCCCGCGATGCACGGCGTGAATTGGAAGGCCATCCGCGCGAAGTATGAGCCGCTGGTTGACCGCGTATCGGATCGTTCGGAGCTGAGCGAGATCATGCATGAGATGTCCGGGGAGCTCAGCGCGCTGCACATCTACGTCCGCTTCGGCGATCTGCGCGAAGGCCCGGACTCGATCCAGCCCTCGCTGCTCGGCGGACGCTTCTCACGGGATAGCGTTTCCGGTGGCCTGAAGGTGGAACACGTCTTCACCACCGATCCCGATTACCCCGGCGAGACCAGCCCGCTGGCCCGCCCCGGCGTGGCGGTCAAGGAGGGCGATGTGATTCTCGCGATCAATGGCCGCGATCTCCGCCCGATCGAGAATCCTCAGCAGTTGTTGGAGCAGAAGGCCGGGCAGCAGGTCTTGCTTGATGTCCTCGCGAAGGAAGGTGGCGTCCGCCGCAATGTCATCGTCGAGCCGCTCTCGCCGGAAGCCGCCGCAGACCTCCGCTACTCGGAGTGGGAATACACCCGCCGCTTGCAGACGGAGGAAATGGGCCATGGGAAGATCGGCTACGTCCACCTCCGCGCCATGGGCCCGGAGAGCATACTTGAGTGGGCGCGGAACTTCTATCCGGTCTTCGACCGCCAGGGTCTCATCATCGATGTCCGCCACAACCGCGGCGGGAATACCGATTCCTGGATCCTTGGCCGTCTCTTGCGAAAGGCTTGGTTCCATTGGTCCCCGCGCGCCGGCCAGCCCTACTCGAATATGCAGTATGCCTTCCGCGGCCACGTCACCGTGATCTGCAATGAGTGGACCGCCAGCGATGGTGAAGCCTTCTCCGAAGGCTTCCGCCGCCTTGGCATCGGCAAGGTCATCGGCACCCGCACCTGGGGCGGCCAGATCTGGCTCGATTCGAAACGCTGGCTCATCGACAACGGCATGTGCACCGCCGCGGAGATGGGGGTCTATGGGCCGGAGGGCCAGTGGTTGATCGAGGGCACGGGGATCGAGCCGGATGAGATCGTGGACAACACGCCGCGTGAGACTTTCCAAGGGAAGGATGCGCAGCTTGAGGCGGCGGTGAAGCATTTGCAGGATCTGATTGCGAAGGATCCGAGGCCCGTGCCGCAGCCGCCAGCGAGGCCGGATAAGACGGGCAGGTGAACTTATAACCACGAAATCACCATGATGCTCGAAGCAAACGATCTTCCCTGCTTCAGTTGGGAAGTGATTGCGAGATCTCCCTGAGCCTCAAGCTTCCCTCGGAAAAATGGATGCAGCACTGGCCAATCGAAGTATCGGACGGTGATCGCATCCAAGACTTCATGGAAGGCTACGCCTCCGAAGATCGCATGGAGCATCGTTCAGCGATCGCGACGCTTATCACCTCATGTTTGGATCATCTGTTCGCACAAGACGAGCCGATCCCGGGAGAGTTGTTTGAGAGAATCGCCGCGATTTTGGCTCACCATCCGCAGGAACTGGGGTATTGGGCACGCGGGGAAGAGGATTCGTCACTGAGTTGGTTTTCGGTGACGCCATGGTCCGATCCTTGGACATGACGCCGCCCAGGAATTCAAGTGAATGAGTATCCGAATGAGGCCACGGCGCGCCATTCGCAGGATCTGAGTGGGGTGCCGCAGCACGGGCGAGGTCGGGCAGGACGGGGAGATGTAATCCAACCAACACTGGACCAATTCCGGATGGACATCAGAATAAGAAACACACGTGATAGGTTCACACCATGAAGAGACTTGTATGGGCAACGCTGATCATCATCGCACTTGCGGCGGCCGGATTGATGCTTCTTCCATCGCTCGTGGGGACTGCCAAAATCGTCGCACCGGATAGCCTCAAGCCTGCTCCGGAAAGCATCCCACGCGTTGAGGCTGGGTCCTATTTGCCAGACGGGCTGACAGGAATTCGAATGGGTATGTCGCTGGAACATTTCCGGGGCACTGAGCATGCCAAAGACGCATCCGAGAAAGATTTCGATTTTCGGATCACGACAACCAAGAGATATCAAGGCAAAGCATTTTCTGAAGCGACCTTCTACTTTGATAACGATGGGGATCACCCCCTCTACGAGGTCATCGTCGAGTACCCGTCGGAGTATGACTTGCCGCGGCATCTGGCGGAGAAGCATGGAGATCCCACTCACGAAGGAGAGTGGCGATACAGGGACCACGATGATTACTACATCATGATCTGGACGTTCATAAACAAAGTGGTGATTGCCGCCAACATGAAGGGGACAGAGCACCAATCCAAAAAATAGCACGGCATGGCGAGGTGGGTTGACCTTCGTCGAGCCGAAATTGAACTTCACTCTGCTTGCCTTGCCCCGCCACGTCTTCCCTATCCCCAAAGGGGAAAAGCCCCAGTAGCCGGGGGCTGCGATCCCTTCGGAGTCGAATCTGGATCGGAGCCGTCCGCAATTGCAAATAGATCGGGCTTACAGCCCTCCGGCAGGATGCGGGAAGGTTACCTAGGGCATTCGCCCTAGGCTGGCATGGGTCAGGCCCTTGGCCCGGAGAAGCGTAGGTCAGGACTTGGGCACGAAGATGCGGAGAGATCTGCTAGGAGCATCTTTCCGGCGATGGCGGCCAGATGGCTTCGTCCGCACAGGGGACTGTGCGGACCACCTTCTGTGGGCGGCCTTTAGCGTTTCGCATTCATCAACTCCTCGATCTCTTCCACCTC
This portion of the Luteolibacter luteus genome encodes:
- a CDS encoding S41 family peptidase; protein product: MFTRPLFRASSVRLALLLAASASPLHAAPGFFRGPALHGDTIVFTAEGDLWKAPVKGGAAQRLTSHPGIENSATISRDGTQVAFSAQYEGPIEVYIMPIEGGLPKRLTWYGEGAVPIGWTPDGKVICATRAHSTLPNDQLVVIDPTSGTETLFPLAQASDGVLDETGKRLFFTRLPFQGSSTKRYEGGTVQNLWRFDEGAAEAVPLTRDFRGTSKNAMWWQGRVYFLSDRSGTMNLWSMTPEGADLKQLTNHTDFDIRNADLQEGRIVYQHAGDIHLFTLADGSDVTVSFTLPSDFDQTRDRWVKKPFDFLTCFSLSPEGDKLALTARGSIFVAPVKEGGRLVEIPRDPGVRYREARFLPDGKSIIAQTDETGEIEMVKLPANGVGEPELLTQDGTIFRFAPIPSPDGKWITWQDKNLELWARDLETKQSVKISTSPVRGFDDLTWSPDSKWLAFVENAPNTFRKIRLYHVSDGKLIDATSDRTLSGSPTWSADGKWLYFLSDRDLKSLVKSPWGPRQPEPFYAESTKIYALSLSKEGRFPFQPPNELSAEPKNEEKKENGKEKEEKPAAPVVNIDADGLQARIYQVPGVSGNLSGLVATSKHLFFTTRPTGEEGKPRLMRLDISNDSPKPKLFMEDPKDWDLSQDGKKIALQRGDDFFVVPADGEAPAKLEKSVPLGHWNFEIHPKEEWRQIYHESWRMLRDYFYDPAMHGVNWKAIRAKYEPLVDRVSDRSELSEIMHEMSGELSALHIYVRFGDLREGPDSIQPSLLGGRFSRDSVSGGLKVEHVFTTDPDYPGETSPLARPGVAVKEGDVILAINGRDLRPIENPQQLLEQKAGQQVLLDVLAKEGGVRRNVIVEPLSPEAAADLRYSEWEYTRRLQTEEMGHGKIGYVHLRAMGPESILEWARNFYPVFDRQGLIIDVRHNRGGNTDSWILGRLLRKAWFHWSPRAGQPYSNMQYAFRGHVTVICNEWTASDGEAFSEGFRRLGIGKVIGTRTWGGQIWLDSKRWLIDNGMCTAAEMGVYGPEGQWLIEGTGIEPDEIVDNTPRETFQGKDAQLEAAVKHLQDLIAKDPRPVPQPPARPDKTGR
- a CDS encoding GNAT family N-acetyltransferase; the encoded protein is MLGKVTKAYVAQYPDPIRFGAGDAVRVERADPEFPGWFWCSTPDGGAGWVHGSFLAAQSGDTTSLVNYSSKELTVVGGEEGESIHVLDGWVLVKLFRGEVGWIPEAHFVHHPAEEAGAEAEDGPCRIEMVPDTMGADCDLVRQWLREFNVQANPEFMALLEQPGHQALPLVLLAKVDGKVVGGLLAETQLSWLRISIMAVDPRWRACGIGSALLEESVRQALVRGCRQAYVDTMDYQAPGFYQSQGFAVVGRIPDWDSRGHAKLYLTKRLA
- a CDS encoding DUF6962 family protein, translated to MTLHEPATFVTDLLLAALGLCLALKLSKSDLISPARRWWIRAMSLMAASALAGGFYHGFAPEFPILEPWWWRVVLWIICGLGFAIGMSMLHELGLGSLRFWRMALAAKLAAFAIAVFFKPEFVVAMADYGSAMIAWLIAAICVRASWRAPMLAGLGLSILAGVIQQTQWKLHARFNHNDLFHVIQAMALIAFYHAGRRLGPEKSGRLTRGGLAVLRADDADRYHT
- a CDS encoding FAD-binding oxidoreductase — its product is MSSGILCNDVHSRLNPVLVSRVLRPATTEEVAAILSDPEHARQPVSICGSRHAMGGQQFGEGTLLLDLKGLKEFGGIDRDHGLVEAGAGFTWPELIHELHSRQEGVSPVWSIRQKQTGADDLTLGGSLAANIHGRGLKMAPIIGDIEAFTLVDAAGRILRCSRSRNAELFRHAIGGYGCFGVITSVLLRLAPRLKVERLVEITTVDRLISTLEDRIADGSDYGDFQFSIDECSGDFLHRGVLSSYRPIEQSRSMEEAQELGADDWEELIHLAHTDRAKVFEVYSGHYLKTRGSLYWSDTHQLGVYLEDYHVHLDEKLGSEVATEMITELYVPRSQLAVFMARAAELLRPTGIPVIYGTVRLIEQDRESALAWARESFACVIFNLHTEHHDDGVARAADVFRRLIDLALSFDGSYFLTYHRWATREQVEQAYPGFRGFLRVKEKYDPAGRFQSEWWRHYRDLFAMP
- a CDS encoding class I SAM-dependent methyltransferase, which codes for MDHRTPSDTATLIARGTLLSARDPDLAALLAPDEEESVRRILGDRASGGWFGFAMENSWASRALMLAERFLLGGIFTHYLARKRWIEKEVRQGLDQEIRQVIVLGAGYDSLACRLAAQFPEVSFIELDHPATQASKHAALAGCPNLHFMPVDLGKTMPADALAACAAFDDSLPSIVVAEGLTMYFPEEKVAGILRSAASLAGEEGRVIFTFMELPEDGKLSFRGQSPVVAWWLRLRSEPFLWGCSRDELRGFLRACGLKLDAVANHRDLRSRILAPRRAARLPLARGECLCLCHPLCS